From the Amycolatopsis thermoflava N1165 genome, one window contains:
- a CDS encoding magnesium and cobalt transport protein CorA → MPAIPSLGGLRGRGNGRAGRVEPPVPVPVSAYIVDCAVYVDGERLPGRWTHAEAIKEVRRRRDGFVWIGLHEPDQQQIQGIAEVYGLHELAVEDAVQAHQRPKLERYDDTLFMVLKTVRYVEHESPTTANEIVETGELMAFLGLDFIITVRHGAHSGLARLRRDLDEDPERLTNGPAAVLHAITDLIVDQYLDVTSSIEEDIDEMEARVFAPRSSVSAEQIYLMKREVLELRRAVMPLVTPVRRLAEGFTRLVPDEVRSYFRDVDDHLTTVSERVGNFDELLTTLVNATVAKITLQQNTDMRKITSWAAMITVPTMIAGIYGMNFDYMPELRWKFGYPAVLVLILGICLLLYRIFRKNKWL, encoded by the coding sequence ATGCCTGCGATTCCCTCCCTCGGTGGCCTGCGCGGCCGGGGCAACGGCCGAGCCGGCCGGGTCGAGCCGCCCGTGCCGGTGCCCGTGTCGGCCTACATCGTCGACTGCGCCGTGTACGTCGACGGCGAGCGGCTGCCTGGGCGCTGGACGCACGCCGAGGCCATCAAGGAGGTCCGGCGCCGGCGCGACGGGTTCGTCTGGATCGGCCTGCACGAGCCGGACCAGCAGCAGATCCAGGGCATCGCGGAGGTCTACGGCCTGCACGAGCTGGCCGTGGAGGACGCCGTCCAGGCGCACCAGCGGCCCAAGCTGGAGCGCTACGACGACACGCTGTTCATGGTGCTCAAGACGGTCCGCTACGTCGAGCACGAGTCGCCGACCACGGCCAACGAGATCGTGGAGACCGGCGAGCTGATGGCGTTCCTCGGGCTGGACTTCATCATCACCGTCCGGCACGGCGCACACTCCGGGCTGGCCCGGCTGCGCCGCGACCTCGACGAGGACCCGGAGCGGCTGACGAACGGCCCGGCCGCGGTGCTGCACGCCATCACCGACCTCATCGTCGACCAGTACCTCGACGTCACCTCCTCGATCGAGGAGGACATCGACGAGATGGAGGCGCGGGTGTTCGCGCCCCGCTCGTCGGTCAGCGCGGAGCAGATCTACCTCATGAAACGCGAGGTGCTGGAGCTGCGCCGCGCGGTGATGCCGCTGGTCACGCCGGTGCGCAGGCTCGCGGAGGGCTTCACCCGGCTGGTCCCCGACGAGGTCCGGTCGTACTTCCGTGACGTCGACGACCACCTGACCACCGTGTCGGAGCGGGTGGGGAACTTCGACGAGCTGCTGACGACCCTGGTCAACGCCACGGTCGCCAAGATCACGCTCCAGCAGAACACCGACATGCGCAAGATCACCTCGTGGGCGGCCATGATCACCGTTCCCACGATGATCGCGGGTATTTACGGCATGAATTTCGACTACATGCCGGAGTTGCGCTGGAAGTTCGGGTATCCGGCGGTTCTCGTGCTGATTCTCGGGATCTGCCTGCTTCTCTATCGAATATTCAGGAAGAACAAGTGGCTCTGA
- a CDS encoding metallophosphoesterase gives MRALVVSDEVDEQLWAGVGPGCEVGLVLAAGDLPFDYLEFLTDSLGGVPCVFVPGNHDPDLSGFTRHGGLFMRAGFPQAWPGPAGAINADGRVVDVCGLRIAGLGGSVRYNEGPNQWTQAQQARRARRLVRQAARRHRRDGRGVDVLLTHAPPRGVGDREDPAHQGFDCLHRTVEKMRPDWLLHGHIHPYGEHPREHRMGDTRVRNVVGRHLIAFTPHEVRA, from the coding sequence ATGCGCGCGCTGGTGGTCTCCGACGAGGTCGACGAGCAGCTGTGGGCCGGTGTCGGCCCCGGCTGCGAGGTCGGCCTCGTCCTGGCCGCCGGTGACCTGCCGTTCGACTACCTGGAGTTCCTGACCGACTCGCTGGGCGGCGTGCCGTGCGTGTTCGTTCCCGGCAACCACGACCCGGACCTGTCCGGGTTCACCCGTCACGGCGGCCTGTTCATGCGCGCCGGTTTCCCGCAGGCCTGGCCGGGGCCGGCCGGCGCGATCAACGCCGACGGCCGGGTCGTCGACGTCTGCGGCCTGCGCATCGCCGGCCTCGGCGGCTCGGTCCGCTACAACGAGGGCCCCAACCAGTGGACGCAGGCGCAGCAGGCCCGGCGCGCCCGGCGGCTGGTGCGGCAGGCGGCGCGCAGGCACCGACGGGACGGGCGCGGTGTCGACGTCCTGCTCACACACGCCCCGCCGCGCGGCGTCGGCGACCGCGAAGACCCGGCGCACCAGGGCTTCGACTGCCTGCACCGGACGGTCGAGAAGATGCGGCCGGACTGGTTGCTGCACGGGCACATCCACCCCTACGGCGAACACCCCAGGGAGCACCGGATGGGCGACACGCGCGTCCGCAACGTCGTCGGCAGGCACCTCATCGCGTTCACCCCGCACGAGGTGCGCGCGTGA
- a CDS encoding ParB N-terminal domain-containing protein, producing the protein MNAARDTGFPRADAEHDFLRARRRQVLSRLANWLRREPDDVNIMLPFDEVVDALGYVSERRIGLRVIPLNSIVGSVDRGRDFDRRFRPTSGRVRERWERLALAARRGEHIPPIEVYRVGDLHFVIDGHHRVSVAYALGLETIEAAVTEVHTKLNPKGIRYRGDLIVKDYRRLFLSRVPLSGEARAAIVVSDPWDYAHLGEHVEAWGFRLMQSEGKFLDRATIARRWYEEEYLPVVEMMRQAELVGDRTEAEAYMWVAGERYRLIRQHRWDDEVIEALRARRR; encoded by the coding sequence GTGAACGCGGCACGGGACACCGGTTTCCCCCGCGCCGACGCCGAGCACGACTTCCTGCGCGCCCGGCGGCGGCAGGTGCTGTCCCGGCTGGCGAACTGGCTGCGCCGGGAGCCCGACGACGTCAACATCATGCTGCCGTTCGACGAGGTCGTGGACGCGCTCGGGTACGTGAGCGAGCGGCGGATCGGGTTGCGGGTGATCCCGCTGAACTCGATCGTCGGCAGCGTCGACCGGGGCCGCGACTTCGACCGGCGGTTCCGGCCGACGTCCGGCCGGGTGCGGGAACGGTGGGAACGGCTCGCGCTGGCCGCCCGCCGCGGCGAGCACATCCCGCCGATCGAGGTGTACCGGGTCGGCGACCTGCACTTCGTGATCGACGGGCACCACCGGGTGTCGGTGGCCTACGCGCTGGGGCTGGAGACCATCGAGGCCGCGGTGACCGAGGTGCACACCAAGCTCAACCCGAAGGGCATCCGCTACCGGGGCGACCTGATCGTGAAGGACTACCGGCGGCTGTTCCTGTCGCGGGTGCCGCTGTCCGGCGAGGCGCGGGCGGCGATCGTGGTGAGCGACCCGTGGGACTACGCGCACCTCGGCGAGCACGTCGAGGCGTGGGGTTTCCGGCTCATGCAGTCCGAGGGGAAGTTCCTCGACCGCGCCACGATCGCGCGACGCTGGTACGAGGAGGAGTACCTGCCGGTGGTGGAGATGATGCGGCAGGCGGAGCTCGTCGGCGACCGCACCGAGGCCGAGGCCTACATGTGGGTCGCCGGGGAGCGCTACCGCCTGATCCGCCAGCACCGCTGGGACGACGAGGTCATCGAAGCGCTGCGAGCCCGCCGGCGCTGA
- a CDS encoding MFS transporter, with product MTQTTYVEPAGGRPAGSTADPHHARRWLILVMIGLAQLMVVLDATIVNIALPTAQHELGFSSDARQWVVTAYALAFGSLLLLGGRVNDLFGRKRAFLIGLAGFALASAVGGAANGIEMLIVARAAQGVFGALLAPAALSLLTTTFTDPKERGRAFGIFGAIAGGGAAVGLLLGGVLTEYLDWRWCMFVNIVFAVIAFAGGSSLLRHRPSEDRPKLDIPGTVVSTLGLFAVVYGFANAETHDWSSPLVWGFLAAGVVLLGVFVRIETRVAHPLLPMRVLLDRNRGGAYLAVFLLGIGMFGIFLFLTYYLQQNLGFTPITSGLAFLPMVGTLMVSATLSTSVLLPRVGPKVLVGAGMVIAAAGLFWLSGIDSASTYASGVLFPLMVAGVGIGLSMAPSMNVAISGVDPHDAGVASATVNTGQQIGGSIGTALLSSVAADAATSFVAGKTPTPQLLADAAIHSYTTAFAWAAGIFLLGAVICGLLIKPGVPEEADTDMPVVHA from the coding sequence ATGACGCAAACCACCTACGTCGAGCCCGCCGGGGGGAGACCAGCCGGCTCGACGGCCGACCCGCACCACGCGCGGCGCTGGCTGATCCTGGTGATGATCGGGCTGGCCCAGCTGATGGTCGTGCTCGACGCGACCATCGTGAACATCGCGCTGCCCACCGCCCAGCACGAACTGGGCTTCTCCAGCGACGCCCGCCAGTGGGTCGTCACCGCCTACGCGCTCGCCTTCGGCAGCCTGCTGCTGCTCGGCGGCCGCGTCAACGACCTGTTCGGCCGCAAGCGCGCCTTCCTCATCGGCCTCGCCGGCTTCGCGCTCGCCTCGGCGGTCGGCGGCGCCGCGAACGGCATCGAGATGCTGATCGTCGCCCGCGCCGCGCAGGGTGTGTTCGGCGCGTTGCTCGCGCCCGCCGCGCTGTCGCTGCTGACCACCACGTTCACCGACCCGAAGGAACGCGGCCGCGCGTTCGGCATCTTCGGCGCGATCGCAGGCGGGGGTGCCGCGGTCGGACTGCTGCTCGGCGGGGTGCTCACCGAGTACCTCGACTGGCGCTGGTGCATGTTCGTCAACATCGTCTTCGCGGTGATCGCCTTCGCCGGCGGCTCCAGCCTGCTGCGGCACCGGCCGTCGGAGGACCGGCCGAAGCTGGACATCCCGGGCACGGTCGTCTCGACCTTGGGCCTGTTCGCCGTCGTCTACGGCTTCGCCAACGCCGAAACCCACGACTGGTCGTCGCCCCTGGTGTGGGGTTTCCTGGCGGCCGGTGTCGTGCTGCTCGGCGTGTTCGTCCGCATCGAGACCCGGGTGGCGCACCCGCTGCTGCCGATGCGCGTGCTGCTCGACCGCAACCGCGGCGGCGCCTACCTCGCGGTGTTCCTGCTGGGCATCGGGATGTTCGGCATCTTCCTGTTCCTGACCTACTACCTGCAGCAGAACCTCGGGTTCACGCCGATCACGTCCGGCCTGGCGTTCCTGCCGATGGTCGGCACGCTGATGGTGAGCGCGACGCTGTCCACGAGCGTGCTGCTGCCGCGCGTCGGGCCGAAGGTCCTCGTCGGCGCGGGAATGGTGATCGCCGCGGCCGGGCTGTTCTGGCTCAGCGGCATCGACTCGGCCAGCACCTACGCCAGCGGCGTGCTGTTCCCGCTCATGGTGGCCGGCGTCGGCATCGGCCTGTCGATGGCGCCGTCGATGAACGTCGCCATCTCGGGTGTCGACCCGCACGACGCCGGGGTCGCCTCGGCGACGGTCAACACCGGCCAGCAGATCGGCGGCTCGATCGGGACCGCGCTGCTCAGCTCGGTCGCCGCCGACGCCGCGACCTCGTTCGTCGCGGGCAAGACGCCGACGCCGCAGCTGCTGGCGGACGCCGCGATCCACAGCTACACCACGGCGTTCGCCTGGGCGGCGGGCATCTTCCTGCTCGGCGCGGTGATCTGCGGACTGCTGATCAAGCCGGGTGTGCCGGAAGAGGCCGATACGGACATGCCGGTCGTTCACGCGTGA
- a CDS encoding TetR/AcrR family transcriptional regulator has protein sequence MGFMTRDTLRAASPRPLRRDAERNRLRILSAARDVFRERGFDATLDDVAHAAGLGVGTVYRRFPNKEHLIDAMFARRVEEIEENARAALADPDPWEGFRKFVWEAVAMMAADRGMRDTLLSNAFGQVEVARVKDRMIPVVTELVQRAKDSGALRADFVETDCPVLFKMVASVVEYSHDVAPDLWQRYLTMLLDGLRADGGERQELPVPPLDHEMLDCAMKAWHSRR, from the coding sequence ATGGGTTTCATGACGCGGGACACACTGCGCGCCGCATCGCCGCGGCCGCTGCGGCGCGACGCCGAACGGAACCGGCTGCGGATCCTCTCGGCGGCCAGGGACGTGTTCCGGGAGCGGGGTTTCGACGCGACGCTGGACGACGTGGCGCACGCGGCGGGGCTGGGCGTCGGCACGGTCTACCGGCGGTTCCCGAACAAGGAACACCTGATCGACGCGATGTTCGCGCGCCGCGTGGAGGAGATCGAAGAGAACGCCCGCGCGGCGCTGGCCGATCCGGATCCGTGGGAGGGTTTCCGCAAGTTCGTGTGGGAGGCCGTCGCCATGATGGCGGCCGACCGCGGGATGCGGGACACCTTGCTCAGCAACGCGTTCGGCCAGGTCGAGGTGGCGCGGGTCAAGGACCGGATGATCCCGGTGGTGACCGAGCTGGTGCAGCGGGCGAAGGACAGCGGCGCGTTGCGCGCGGACTTCGTCGAGACGGACTGCCCGGTGCTGTTCAAGATGGTCGCGTCGGTCGTGGAGTACTCGCACGACGTGGCCCCGGACCTGTGGCAGCGGTACCTGACCATGCTGCTGGACGGACTGCGCGCGGACGGCGGGGAGCGGCAGGAGCTGCCGGTTCCGCCGCTGGACCACGAGATGCTGGACTGCGCGATGAAGGCGTGGCACTCCCGGCGTTGA
- a CDS encoding signal recognition particle subunit SRP68: MGAIFTGDARPLVSAFAADYHGTPDEPPRFAVVPLTPIVLDVAARGRVP; this comes from the coding sequence ATGGGCGCCATCTTCACGGGGGACGCTCGCCCGCTGGTGTCCGCGTTCGCGGCCGACTACCACGGCACGCCGGACGAGCCACCCCGGTTCGCCGTCGTTCCGTTGACCCCGATCGTCCTCGACGTTGCCGCCAGAGGTCGAGTGCCCTGA